Proteins from a single region of Palaemon carinicauda isolate YSFRI2023 chromosome 32, ASM3689809v2, whole genome shotgun sequence:
- the LOC137625688 gene encoding uncharacterized protein, whose translation MLKPECDRKSFIQAQKDEFNFELGGTEDLSKPRFVVYEGLLYRLGRPLTRPALSASGNEQMVVPTKYRETVLSLAHEDPFAGHIGIGKTFQKVAKRFWWPGMRSSVKKYVAICETCQVMGKPNQGVPRAPLHPIPSLGEPFSELLVDVVGPLPRTKTGLVFGLPCKIQSDCGSNFTSKIFRSKCAELAIQHLTSVPYHPESVAPFDLVFGHKIRGPLEIFHEFLESRELIVQSVNEVLDSLRSDLVLVLGTGLGDFLEPRFEGPWRVLRKLSEVNYEIETPGTRRKCRVFHINRLKSYSCGSVEPKRAPLESVATILDSVNYFEEHELCQVSADALDTNFQSLEFLESGLKHLEVPQRENILNIIISFPNLWQDSPGLTGLLQHDVDIGDALPVKQSPIDDCLDQIGPPKFISKLDFLKGYWQVPLSDRAREISAFVTLFGLYECKVRPFGLKNAACTLQRLMNRIICGLDGVEIYIDDLVVHSDDWETHVRRLKWVFEVLLDAGLVVNLKKCEFGKAKVSYLGHEVGLGQVTPKRANLDAIVGLKRPCNVREEPFIIAVDASDVGMGGVLFQQGKDGIVRPVSYNSRKLLAAERKYSTIEKEALALVSTLVHFKPYVTNFSFPVEIWTDHNPWIGLRVSATELWLDCRVFRTGVRAILSPLQDARRKVSVVPRYIQNGDVSKIKINQELSDNQKEEVDRVLQEYNNVFTDVPGRSNMIEHVINLFRPQCGGMLQEQAGPQCGGMLQEQAPHP comes from the exons ATGTTGAAACCCGAGTGTGACCGAAAATCCTTTATTCAAGCTCAgaaggatgaatttaattttgagctTGGAGGAACGGAGGACTTATCCAAGCCTAGGTTCGTGGTGTACGAGGGGCTGTTGTATCGTCTGGGCCGTCCGTTGACTAGGCCGGCGCTCTCGGCCTCTGGTAACGAACAAATGGTTGTTCCCACCAAGTATCGGGAGACTGTTTTGAGTTTGGCTCACGAAGATCCTTTTGCTGGCCACATTGGCATAGGTAAAACTTTTCAGAAGGTGGCCAAGAGATTTTGGTGGCCGGGGATGAGGTCTTCGGTAAAGAAATATGTTGCCATTTGTGAAACCTGTCAGGTGATGGGGAAACCTAATCAAGGGGTTCCTAGGGCTCCCTTACATCCAATTCCTTCGttaggtgaaccattttctgaattATTAGTTGATGTAGTTGGTCCATTGCCCCGTACTAAAACAGGTCTTGT gtttggTCTTCCTTGTAAGATTCAGTCTGACTGTGGCTCGAATTTCACAAGTAAGATCTttaggagtaagtgtgctgaaTTGGCCATTCAGCACCTTACCAGTgtaccgtatcacccggaaa GTGTCGCTCCGTTTGATTTGGTCTTTGGACACAAAATTCGTGGTCCATTAGAGATTTTTCATGAGTTCTTGGAGTCCAGGGAATTGATTGTTCAGAGCGTAAATGAAGTATTAGATAGCCTAAGAA GTGATTTAGTCTTGGTTTTAGGTACAGGTCTCGGTGACTTTCTCGAGCCCAGATTTGAGGGGCCTTGGAGGgtattgaggaagttatccgaggtCAACTATGAAATTGAAACACCTGGTACTCGGAGGAAATGCCGTGTATTTCATATTAACCGTTTAAAATCTTATTCCTGTGGTAGTGTAGAACCCAAGAGGGCACCTTTGGAGTCGGTAGCTACTATTTTGGATTCTGTTAATTATTTTGAAGAGCATGAATTATGTCAGGTGTCTGCAGATGCTCTTGATACTAACTTTCAAAGTTTAGAGTTTTTAGAATCAGGGTTGAAGCATCTGGAGGTAcctcaaagagaaaatatattaaatataataatatctTTCCCTAATTTATGGCAGGATTCTCCGGGGCTGACTGGTCTTCTCCAACATGATGTAGATATTGGCGATGCTTTGCCAGTAAAGCAGAGTCC aattgacgactgtctcgatcagataggaccCCCCAAGTTCATTTCTAAGTTAGATTTTTTGaaggggtactggcaggttccttTATCTGATCGAGCCAGAGAAATTTCAGCTTTTGTCACTCTTTTTGGGTTGTATGAGTGTAAAGTCAGGCCTTTTGGATTGAAGAACGCCGCTTGTACCTTGCAAAGGCTGATGAATAGAATTATTTGTGGTTTAGATGgtgttgaaatttatattgatgacttggtggtCCACAGCGATGATTGGGAGACCCATGTGCGTCGTTTGAAGTGGGTATTTGAGGTCTTACTTGACGCTGGTTTAGTAGTAAATTTGAAGAAATGCGAGTTTGGGAAGGCCAAGGTTAGCTATTTAGGACATGAGGTAGGTCTTGGGCAGGTCACTCCTAAACGAGCTAACCTGGATGCCATAGTAGGATTGAAGAGACCATGTAACGTCAGAGAA GAGCCATTTATAATAGCTGTGGATGCTAGTGACGTGGGGATGGGCGGAGTTCTCTTCCAACAAGGTAAAGATGGTATAGTACGCCCCGTTTCTTACAACAGTCGTAAGCTGCTggcggcggaaagaaagtactctaccatcgagaaagaagcTCTAGCCCTGGTCAGCACCTTGGTACATTTCAAGCCCTACGTCACTAATTTCTCCTTCCCAGTAGAAATTTGGACGGACCACAACCC tTGGATCGGACTAAGAGTGTCAGCGACGGAGTTGTGGTTGGATTGCCGAGTGTTCAGGACGGGAGTTCGGGCAATACTTTCTCCCCTACAAGAC GCGAGGCGTAag GTATCAGTTGTGCCAAGATATATTCAGAATGGAGATGTGTCTAAGATTAAAATTAATCAAGAATTATCTGATAATCAAAAGGAGGAGGTAGACAGGGTTCTACAAGAATACAATAATGTGTTTACTGATGTACCAGGTAGATCCAATATGATCGAGCATGTGATAAACCTGTTCA GGCctcagtgtggcgggatgttgcaagaacaagcagGGCctcagtgtggcgggatgttgcaagaacaagccccacacccttga